A single region of the Metarhizium brunneum chromosome 6, complete sequence genome encodes:
- the MPH1 gene encoding ATP-dependent DNA helicase MPH1 has product MDDDEFGEDFVDEDFLEALDQVSSSNRARPISQPSSNEAQFENKTWTKSNPLAAAAQELEDLPLDAFSSPEPETSTSVAAAPTSRKASNGPRVQNGLTRTASGNFRQTTLWGTEVREDAPFRTQAPIQRVFRADVPHEEPSHHELDRKEMETWVYPTNLGAIRDYQFSIVKNSLFNNTLVALPTGLGKTFIAATVMLNFYRWTKSAKIVFVAPTKPLAAQQIDACYNIVGIPRSHTTLLTGDIQPALRADEWEKRRVFFMTPQTLLNDLSHGYAEPKSIALLVIDEAHRAVGEYAYAKVTKLIRRFSKSFRVLALTATPGSKIETVQEVIDNLGISHCEIRTEESIDIRQYVHERNIEKMVLDPSDEMNLVSELFTEALKPLVDKLGSQNIYYGRNPMAMSTYGLMQVQKEWFATRGRHANQGVQFMMRAIFSVLTSLAHSIKLLNFHGIKPFYDNMKDFRSEQEGKGEKGSKYKRQLIEHSSFQKMMDHISRWLRTDGFVGHPKLAALVDCVLNHFMDQGEGSTTRVIVFSEYRDSAEDIVCQLNKHQPLLKASVFVGQADGKRGEGMKQAQQIQTIEKFRKGEFNVLVATSIGEEGLDIGQVDLIVCYDSSASPIRMLQRMGRTGRKRAGNIVLLLMRGKEEDQFAKSKDSYESMQKLICEGSRFNFRFDLSTRIVPREIRPEVEKKFVEIPVENTQDPSLPEPKKRRPAAGKKKPPKKFHMPDGVETGFQKLSYYMKSGPKPEQSKPKQNPELNDLESIPDLSSVALTEEELKELDRSYRDLPFNHSVVEETDMPSMTAYPLFQRQLRPVANLKHGTCTRRFVKLLAKMGTEPESLVRQCRSTDTSHFKDITVRAFIASDGEPDVDDTSDSGTKKRSTRQRSMEADNEESQPPRGKRKKISTTSIAGLSELEDDSETPGMNSRARKRTKKPKSKRKGRKTKQRTGINSDELGDDCERDSDLIENGGSDDGADLLDFVVADNQGTSSMVGSQVTSPTTASAQSTPKAESKQPFYVPTRFSATQESDDMPDVDTLVKRKTFQKVISMDASDSDLEDLAAKRPARGRRQVFDSDSDA; this is encoded by the coding sequence atggatgatgatgagttTGGGGAGGATTTTGTCGACGAGGATTTCCTTGAGGCATTGGATCAGGTATCTTCATCCAATAGGGCCCGGCCTATCTCACAGCCGTCATCAAATGAGGCGCAGTTTGAAAATAAGACCTGGACGAAATCGAATCCTCTGGCAGCTGCGGCACAAGAGCTCGAAGATTTACCTTTAGATGCTTTCTCCTCACCCGAGCCAGAAACATCGACTTCCGTGGCGGCAGCTCCAACATCTCGGAAAGCGTCAAATGGACCTAGAGTGCAAAATGGTCTGACTAGGACTGCGTCGGGAAACTTTCGGCAAACGACGTTGTGGGGGACGGAGGTTCGTGAAGATGCGCCTTTCCGTACCCAAGCTCCCATACAGAGAGTTTTTCGAGCAGACGTGCCTCACGAGGAGCCGAGTCATCACGAATTAGACAGGAAGGAAATGGAAACGTGGGTCTACCCAACAAATCTTGGCGCGATTCGAGATTACCAGTTCAGCATTGTTAAGAACAGCCTGTTTAACAATACCCTCGTCGCTTTGCCTACGGGCCTGGGCAAAACATTCATTGCCGCAACAGTCATGCTCAACTTTTATCGATGGACAAAATCAGCCAAGATCGTTTTTGTGGCCCCTACAAAGCCTCTGGCCGCCCAACAAATAGACGCCTGCTACAATATCGTTGGCATCCCGCGATCACATACGACCTTGTTGACGGGAGATATTCAGCCAGCTCTTAGAGCCGATGAGTGGGAAAAGAGGCGCGTATTTTTTATGACACCACAAACGCTGCTTAATGATCTCTCCCATGGGTATGCGGAGCCTAAAAGCATCGCCCTTCTTGTGATTGACGAGGCGCATCGTGCTGTTGGCGAATACGCATATGCAAAAGTTACAAAACTTATAAGAAGATTCTCAAAGAGCTTCCGAGTTTTGGCTTTGACCGCAACGCCAGGCTCAAAAATTGAAACGGTCCAAGAAGTTATTGACAATCTGGGCATTTCACACTGCGAAATCAGAACAGAAGAGTCAATTGACATTAGGCAGTATGTCCACGAAAGAAATATCGAGAAAATGGTTCTTGACCCATCGGATGAGATGAATCTTGTTAGCGAGCTGTTCACAGAAGCACTGAAACCGCTTGTCGACAAACTTGGCTCCCAGAATATTTATTATGGTCGAAACCCAATGGCAATGTCTACGTATGGGTTGATGCAGGTTCAGAAAGAATGGTTCGCAACTCGAGGCCGGCATGCAAATCAGGGCGTCCAGTTCATGATGCGGGCAATCTTTAGTGTGCTGACTAGTCTGGCACACTCGATAAAACTACTCAATTTTCACGGAATCAAGCCATTTTATGATAATATGAAAGACTTTAGAAGCGAGCAGGAAGGAAAGGGCGAAAAAGGATCGAAATACAAACGGCAACTCATCGAGCACTCCAGTTTTCAAAAAATGATGGACCATATCTCGCGATGGCTGAGAACAGATGGCTTTGTTGGCCATCCCAAACTTGCGGCGTTGGTAGACTGCGTTCTGAACCATTTCATGGACCAAGGGGAAGGCTCGACTACTCGAGTGATCGTATTCAGCGAGTATCGGGATTCAGCAGAAGATATAGTGTGCCAACTCAATAAGCACCAGCCGCTTCTCAAGGCTAGCGTCTTTGTGGGACAAGCGGACGGAAAGCGAGGAGAAGGAATGAAACAAGCACAACAGATCCAGACTATTGAAAAGTTCAGAAAGGGCGAATTCAACGTACTAGTGGCTACCTCCATCGGTGAAGAAGGACTGGACATTGGCCAAGTCGACCTTATTGTTTGTTACGACTCGTCCGCTTCGCCAATTCGGATGTTGCAGAGAATGGGCCGAACTGGACGAAAGAGGGCAGGGAATATTGTTCTGCTGCTAATGAGAGGAAAAGAGGAAGATCAATTTGCCAAATCCAAGGACAGCTACGAGAGTATGCAAAAACTCATATGTGAAGGAAGCCGATTCAACTTTCGATTTGACCTATCAACGAGGATCGTTCCCCGAGAAATTAGACCAGAGGTGGAAAAGAAGTTTGTGGAGATACCTGTTGAGAACACGCAGGACCCATCTCTACCAGAGCCAAAGAAACGTCGCCCTGCTGCcgggaagaagaaaccacCCAAAAAGTTTCACATGCCTGATGGGGTAGAGACTGGATTTCAGAAATTGTCGTATTATATGAAAAGTGGCCCAAAGCCAGAACAATCGAAACCCAAACAGAACCCCGAATTAAATGACCTGGAGAGCATTCCGGATTTGAGTAGTGTGGCTCTGACCGAGGAGGAGCTTAAGGAGCTCGACAGATCTTACCGCGACCTACCTTTCAATCATAGTGTGGTTGAGGAAACAGACATGCCTAGTATGACCGCATATCCCCTTTTTCAGAGGCAGTTGCGGCCAGTGGCAAACCTGAAACATGGCACTTGCACTCGACGCTTTGTTAAGCTCTTGGCAAAGATGGGCACTGAGCCCGAGAGCCTGGTCAGACAATGTCGGTCGACGGACACTAGCCACTTTAAAGATATAACGGTGAGAGCTTTCATTGCATCTGACGGAGAACCAGATGTGGATGATACCTCTGATTCAGGAACAAAGAAGCGGTCGACTCGTCAGCGGTCTATGGAGGCGGACAATGAAGAATCACAGCCTCCAAGAggcaagaggaagaagatttCGACAACTTCTATCGCTGGATTATCGGAACTAGAAGATGATTCAGAGACCCCAGGAATGAATAGCAGGGCTCGCAAGAGGACCAAGAAACCAAAGAGTAAAcgaaagggaagaaaaacgAAACAAAGAACCGGCATCAATAGCGATGAGCTTGGTGACGATTGTGAGCGGGATAGTGATCTGATAGAAAATGGCGGATCAGATGATGGCGCGGACCTTTTGGACTTTGTTGTGGCAGACAATCAAGGGACATCGAGCATGGTCGGATCGCAGGTTACATCACCAACGACAGCGTCAGCACAAAGTACGCCCAAGGCAGAATCAAAACAACCGTTTTACGTTCCTACACGCTTTTCAGCAACACAGGAAAGCGACGACATGCCCGACGTCGACACGCTAGTTAAGAGAAAAACATTTCAGAAAGTTATTTCGATGGACGCATCAGATTCAGATCTTGAGGATCTGGCTGCAAAACGTCCTGCTCGTGGCAGACGACAGGTATTCGACAGTGACAGTGATGCATAA
- the MEX67 gene encoding mRNA export factor MEX67: MAPRGPRADAAQRANRGATPRAKATTKGGIQKRRAGVTRTDVDGDLDMDAVGKQAARAMGTETKGPKAKTAKAAPGKSLRGTSATAQAVLKHVQGKNSRLPAASSGRVTRSRGKGVDLHFLRVHGLKQSKAANNQDGGLSDLLIFLERKASSFTGNQTRQIMIKKSHMVGDYVFIGAAKEDADEILKLNTFTFAGAQLEIVESTEDLAGQSKGTRSKEGQELAAKFQSILSQRYIGGANKLLKLDALASDAALVTMGMFENPDLALRSFKGLMVICDELFKTEEEKKEAIESISLANNNINDVAEVETVATTFPHLKHLDMSGNQIANVAALERWKGKFKSLETLYMTGNPIDTTDPSYKTTLLQWFPKLQDINGVRVRTAEQIAEQEAASRPKPIPQSGPDFRDVNGIGENFLLAFFAAYDNDRQGLASRLYDDQSQFSLAIDTQSVRDKDAPAPMGWASYIRVSRNLMKITHQNARVQRLFKGANVIYELWKGLPPTKHPNIKDDLSKWIMDCHPLPGLADPAGQNPMGVDGLIVTVHGEFEEYDEKTNVVGKRSFSRTFVLGPGRPGKEPIRVVSDMLALRAFNALPNVFLAPNQAPVDGSHNTDTNSQHQAMVAELCKQTGMVPQYSEMCLAQVGWEFDKALVIFNEKKAGLPSEAFAVPPQ, from the exons ATGGCTCCCCGAGGTCCTCGAGCAGATGCCGCCCAGCGAGCAAATCGTGGTGCTACACCCAGAGCGAAGGCTACAACTAAGGGGGGCATTCAAAAGAGGAGGGCTGGTGTAACAAGGACCGACGTGGATGGCGATCTTGACATGGACGCCGTTGGTAAACAAGCTGCAAGAGCTATGGGAACCGAAACGAAGGGTCCAAAAGCAAAAACAGCGAAAGCCGCCCCAGGGAAGTCCCTTCGAGGCACCTCGGCAACAGCTCAAGCAGTTTTGAAGCATGTACAAGGGAAAAACTCCAGACTTCCTGCAGCCAGCTCAGGGCGGGTCACCCGATCGAGGGGCAAGGGAGTCGACTTGCACTTCCTCCGCGTGCATGGATTAAAACAGAGCAAAGCAGCAAACAACCAGGACGGCGGACTTAGTGATCTACTCATCTTCTTGGAGAGAAAAGCGTCCTCATTCACGGGAAATCAAACACGACAAATCATGATAAAAAAG TCTCACATGGTTGGAGATTATGTCTTTATCGGTGCTGCGAAGGAGGACGCGGATGAGATCCTTAAACTCAACACTTTCACATTCGCCGGCGCACAACTGGAAATTGTCGAATCAACCGAGGATTTGGCAGGCCAAAGTAAAGGAACAAGATCCAAAGAGGGCCAAGAACTTGCAGCCAAGTTTCAGTCCATTTTGAGTCAGCGGTATATTGGCGGCGCAAACAAATTACTGAAACTTGATGCACTTGCTTCTGATGCCGCACTCGTCACAATGGGCATGTTTGAGAACCCAGATCTTGCATTAAGGTCATTCAAGGGTCTTATGGTCATTTGTGATGAGCTTTTTAAgacggaggaggagaagaaggaagctATTGAGAGCATCAGTCTTGCCAACAACAATATCAATGACGTTGCTGAGGTTGAAACGGTAGCAACAACGTTCCCTCACTTGAAGCACCTGGACATGAGTGGAAATCAGATCGCCAACGTGGCGGCCCTGGAAAGGTGGAAAGGCAAATTCAAGTCACTAGAAACACTCTACATGACAGGCAATCCTATCGATACTACCGATCCGAGCTACAAAACAACACTGTTGCAGTGGTTCCCAAAACTGCAGGATATCAACGGTGTGCGGGTCCGCACCGCCGAGCAAATCGCTGAACAAGAAGCTgcatcaaggccaaagcCTATCCCACAGAGTGGCCCAGACTTCCGCGATGTGAACGGCATTGGCGAGAACTTTCTCTTGGCATTCTTCGCTGCCTACGACAATGACCGACAAGGCTTGGCGTCTAGACTGTACGATGATCAGAGCCAATTTTCGTTGGCCATTGACACACAGTCCGTTAGGGACAAGGACGCCCCCGCTCCGATGGGATGGGCTTCATACATCAGGGTGTCTCGAAACCTGATGAAGATTACACATCAAAATGCCAGAGTTCAACGACTTTTCAAGGGTGCCAACGTCATCTACGAATTGTGGAAAGGTCTCCCACCAACGAAACATCCCAACATCAAGGACGACCTGAGTAAATGGATCATGGACTGCCACCCACTACCCGGTCTTGCTGACCCTGCAGGCCAAAACCCAATGGGCGTGGATGGCTTGATCGTAACGGTACATGGAGAGTTTGAAGAATACGACGAGAAGACGAACGTTGTTGGGAAGCGAAGCTTTTCACGTACCTTTGTTCTGGGACCTGGTCGGCCTGGCAAGGAGCCTATTCGAGTCGTCAGTGATATGCTTGCCCTCAGAGCGTTCAATGCGCTACCAAACGTCTTTCTTGCGCCGAATCAGGCTCCTGTTGATGGCAGTCACAACACCGACACCAACAGCCAACATCAGGCCATGGTTGCTGAACTATGCAAACAAACTGGCATGGTACCGCAGTATTCGGAAATGTGTCTGGCCCAGGTTGGGTGGGAATTTGATAAGGCATTGGTGATATTCAACGAGAAAAAG GCGGGACTGCCATCAGAGGCATTCGCTGTACCACCTCAGTAA